The following proteins are co-located in the Acropora palmata chromosome 11, jaAcrPala1.3, whole genome shotgun sequence genome:
- the LOC141897199 gene encoding ATP synthase mitochondrial F1 complex assembly factor 2-like, whose amino-acid sequence MGMHNIWRSRTFSSAKQTFLLWKAIDGRVVTSRATRPSSSFREKKRFYNEVGIEEAEGGYQITVDNKKVKTPAGKLLILPSKALAMAVSVEWNSQRETIKPESMHLTSLSNTVIDNPKTKSHKQQMSHILEFLSSDTICFSADEPEELVNLQRREWQPLIDWFVMKYHVSIKPSNGLFMSVSDDVIQKLQAHLSPLNAWSLTGIEFAVETLKSFILTMALIDNHLSVEKAVALSRLEVEFQISRWGKVEWAHDLELMETRSRVAAAALFYCLNNKPLSTSSV is encoded by the exons ATGGGGATGCATAATATTTGGCGATCAAGAACGTTTTCTTCTGCTAAGCAGACATTTTTGCTTTGGAAAGCCATTGATGGACGAGTCGTGACCTCAAGAGCTACAAGGCCTTCATCTTCATTTCGAG AAAAGAAGAGATTTTACAATGAAGTGGGAATCGAAGAGGCTGAag GGGGTTATCAAATCACGGTGGACAACAAGAAGGTCAAGACTCCAGCAGGGAAGTTACTGATTCTACCCAGCAAGGCCTTAGCCATGGCTGTATCAGTGGAATGGAATTCACAGAGGGAAACCATTAAACCTGAGAGCATGCATCTG ACATCGCTCAGCAACACTGTGATTGATAATCCAAAGACAAAGTCTCACAAGCAGCAAATGTCAcatattttggaatttttgaGTTCTGACACCATATG TTTTTCCGCTGATGAGCCCGAAGAATTGGTGAATTTACAAAGGAGGGAATGGCAACCTCTAATTGACTGGTTTGTTATGAA ATACCATGTGTCTATTAAGCCAAGTAATGGTCTTTTCATGTCTGTATCAGATGATGTCATACAGAAGCTTCAAGCTCACCTCTCACCTCTGAATGCCTGGTCTCTTACAG GCATTGAGTTTGCCGTCGAAACGTTGAAATCTTTTATTCTCACCATGGCACTTATTGACAATCATCTATCAGTGGAGAAAGCTGTGGCATTATCCAGATTGGAGGTAGAATTTCAG ATAAGTCGATGGGGTAAAGTGGAATGGGCCCATGATTTGGAACTGATGGAAACTAGAAGCCGAGTGGCAGCTGCagctttgttttattgtctAAACAACAAACCTTTGTCTACAAGCTCCGTGTAA
- the LOC141859081 gene encoding beta-1,3-N-acetylglucosaminyltransferase manic fringe-like — translation MNVPRRKCIKLLIWICFAIAAQVLFSLLLQVEFNLAPIDSSTMRTANSIKSRLRPQSQNDMYNVKQMGENVKFITGAKLADAFLGDKLDFQESIITKSTQRSMPGRNFRNPLHLIRRNNEQISLSSELITQEEVGHKSAYDYDTRAKENITDHEITTEDVGRKQLTELRDIFISVKTTGDFHRTRVTTLQQTWFQNAPDQTYFFTDQEDAEVNESLGDHLIKTACQAGHQRTKLCCKMQAEINFFMQSMKTKWFCHFDDDNYVNVAALVMALRNFNSNKDVYLGKPSLNKEMEAWDRKDENKKKKFWFATGGAGFCLSHALVNKMIPYVSDGKFEESCERIRLPDDCTVGFISEVLVAVKLTKSNLFHSHLEGLSFLAQNEFKEQISFSHGMMGGSYNRIEINGPFDDKDDPSRFKSIHCLLYPETSWCPDS, via the exons ATGAATGTTCCACGAAGAAAATGCATCAAGTTGCTGATTTGGATCTGCTTTGCAATCGCAGCACAAGTGCTATTCTCTTTACTTCTACAGGTGGAGTTCAATTTGGCGCCAATTGATAGCAGCACAATGAGGACAGCTAACAGTATTAAATCTCGTCTAAGACCTCAGAGTCAAAATGACATGTACAATGTCAAACAGATGGGAGAAAATGTAAAGTTTATTACTGGAGCAAAATTAGCTGACGCTTTTTTAGGCGATAAACTGGATTTCCAGGAAAGCATTATAACGAAATCAACTCAGCGGTCGATGCCGGGGAGAAATTTTCGAAATCCCCTACATCTTATCAGACGAAATAATGAACAGATCAGCTTATCATCGGAGTTGATCACACAGGAAGAAGTCGGACATAAATCGGCTTATGATTATGATACGCGTGCGAAAGAAAACATTACAGATCACGAGATAACAACGGAAGACGTCGGGAGGAAGCAATTGACTGAGTTGAGAgatatatttatttctgttaaGACCACTGGTGACTTTCACAGAACGCGAGTAACTACCCTACAACAGACGTGGTTTCAAAATGCCCCTGATCAG acttaTTTTTTCACAGATCAAGAAGATGCTGAAGTAAATGAAAGTCTAG GGGACCATCTCATTAAGACGGCTTGTCAGGCAGGGCATCAGAG gACTAAACTTTGCTGCAAGATGCAGGCTGAGATTAACTTCTTTATGCAAAGCATGAAGACGAA gtggttttgtcattttgatgACGACAATTATGTGAATGTTGCGGCACTTGTGATGGCGCTGCGAAATTTCAACTCCAACAAGGATGTTTACCTTGGTAAACCGAGCCTTAACAAAGAAATGGAG GCTTGGGAcagaaaagatgaaaacaag aaaaagaaattttggtttGCAACTGGTGGTGCTGGATTCTGTTTGAGTCATGCTCTTGTCAACAAAATGATTCCATACGTCAG TGATGGGAAATTTGAAGAAAGCTGTGAGCGAATAAGACTTCCCGACGACTGTACAGTTGGATTTATTAGCG AAGTTCTTGTGGCTGTGAAATTGACAAAGTCTAATCTTTTTCATTCGCACCTGGAAGGCCTTTCATTTTTAgctcaaaatgaatttaaagaaCAG ATCAGTTTTAGCCACGGAATGATGGGCGGCAGCTATAATCGCATTGAAATCAATGGACCGTTTGACGACAAGGACGATCCCAGTCG GTTTAAGTCCATTCATTGTTTGCTTTATCCCGAGACAAGCTGGTGCCCGGATTCGTAA